One Nerophis lumbriciformis linkage group LG19, RoL_Nlum_v2.1, whole genome shotgun sequence DNA segment encodes these proteins:
- the thap4 gene encoding peroxynitrite isomerase THAP4 yields the protein MSCPVMHSVEMNSAILPLDWLMGTWQSDEPGEGCFPTIKPFRYSEMLNFSHVGQPVINFMFNAFHADSKKPLHRECGFIRMQPGTNKVAFIVAQNSGLVEIEEGELTGQQLNLRSHSVARISFAKEPHVQEISRVFQLKSDGRLEQRVSMATDNQPLIEHLHITYARVS from the exons ATGTCGTGTCCTGTAATGCATTCAG TGGAGATGAACTCAGCCATCCTGCCTCTCGACTGGCTAATGGGTACCTGGCAGTCTGATGAACCAGGAGAGGGATGCTTTCCCACCATCAAACCCTTCCGCTACTCAGAGATGCTTAATTTCAGCCATGTTGGACAGCCAGTCATCAATTTCAT GTTCAACGCCTTCCATGCAGACTCCAAAAAGCCACTGCACAGAGAGTGTGGCTTCATAAGAATGCAGCCGGGGACCAACAAAGTGGCTTTTATTGTGGCACAGAACTCAG GTCTGGTAGAGATTGAAGAGGGTGAGCTGACAGGCCAGCAGCTGAACCTGCGTAGCCACTCTGTCGCTAGAATCTCCTTCGCCAAGGAGCCGCATGTACAGGAG ATTTCAAGAGTGTTTCAGCTCAAGTCAGACGGGAGACTAGAACAGAGGGTTTCCATGGCAACAGACAACCAGCCACTGATTGAACACTTGCACATCACGTACGCCCGGGTGTCTTGA